One Myotis daubentonii chromosome 3, mMyoDau2.1, whole genome shotgun sequence genomic window carries:
- the TMEM222 gene encoding transmembrane protein 222 isoform X2: MAEAEGISPLLLPRQPPPPGMAEVEAPTAAETDQKQSSGSSGGAMDVERSRFPYCVVWTPIPVLTWFFPIIGHMGICTSTGVIRDFAGPYFVSEDNMAFGKPVKYWKLDPARVYASGPNAWDTAVHDASEEYKHRMHNLCCDNCHSHVALALNLMRYNNSTNWNMVTVCFFCLLYGKYVSVGAFVKTWLPFVLLLGIILTASLVFNLR, from the exons ATGGCGGAAGCGGAAGGGATTTCGCCTCTCCTGTTGCCGCGGCAGCCACCCCCGCCCGGGATGGCGGAAGTGGAGGCGCCGACGGCGGCCGAGACGGACCAGAAGCAGTCCAGCGGCTCTAGCGGCGGCGCCATGGACGTGGAGCGGAGCCGCTTTCCCTACTGCGTGGTGTGGACGCCCATCCCGGTGCTCAC GTGGTTTTTCCCCATCATTGGCCACATGGGCATCTGCACGTCCACAGGAGTCATTCGGGACTTTGCTGGCCCCTACTTTGTCTCG GAAGACAACATGGCCTTTGGGAAGCCTGTCAA gtaCTGGAAGTTGGACCCTGCTCGGGTATATGCCAGCGGGCCCAATGCGTGGGACACAGCTGTGCACGACGCCTCTGAGGAGTACAAGCACCGCATG CACAATCTCTGCTGTGACAACTGCCACTCACACGTGGCGCTGGCCCTGAACCTGATGCGCTACAACAATAGCACCAACTGGAACATGGTGACGGTCTGCTTCTTCTGCCTGCTCTATGGGAAGTATGTCAG cGTCGGGGCCTTCGTGAAGACCTGGCTACCCTTCGTCCTCCTCCTGGGCATCATCTTAACTGCCAGCCTGGTCTTTAACCTCCGGTGA
- the TMEM222 gene encoding transmembrane protein 222 isoform X1 — MAEAEGISPLLLPRQPPPPGMAEVEAPTAAETDQKQSSGSSGGAMDVERSRFPYCVVWTPIPVLTWFFPIIGHMGICTSTGVIRDFAGPYFVSEDNMAFGKPVKYWKLDPARVYASGPNAWDTAVHDASEEYKHRMHNLCCDNCHSHVALALNLMRYNNSTNWNMVTVCFFCLLYGKYVREVSRLHQEPGASPAKDRRWQSSIAGARPSQSLGPNYGRRGLREDLATLRPPPGHHLNCQPGL, encoded by the exons ATGGCGGAAGCGGAAGGGATTTCGCCTCTCCTGTTGCCGCGGCAGCCACCCCCGCCCGGGATGGCGGAAGTGGAGGCGCCGACGGCGGCCGAGACGGACCAGAAGCAGTCCAGCGGCTCTAGCGGCGGCGCCATGGACGTGGAGCGGAGCCGCTTTCCCTACTGCGTGGTGTGGACGCCCATCCCGGTGCTCAC GTGGTTTTTCCCCATCATTGGCCACATGGGCATCTGCACGTCCACAGGAGTCATTCGGGACTTTGCTGGCCCCTACTTTGTCTCG GAAGACAACATGGCCTTTGGGAAGCCTGTCAA gtaCTGGAAGTTGGACCCTGCTCGGGTATATGCCAGCGGGCCCAATGCGTGGGACACAGCTGTGCACGACGCCTCTGAGGAGTACAAGCACCGCATG CACAATCTCTGCTGTGACAACTGCCACTCACACGTGGCGCTGGCCCTGAACCTGATGCGCTACAACAATAGCACCAACTGGAACATGGTGACGGTCTGCTTCTTCTGCCTGCTCTATGGGAAGTATGTCAG GGAGGTGTCACGTCTCCACCAGGAGCCTGGAGCATCTCCTGCCAAGGACCGTAGGTGGCAGTCCTCCATAGCGGGTGCCAGGCCCAGCCAGTCCCTTGGACCAAATTATGGG cGTCGGGGCCTTCGTGAAGACCTGGCTACCCTTCGTCCTCCTCCTGGGCATCATCTTAACTGCCAGCCTGGTCTTTAA